One genomic region from Nitrospira sp. encodes:
- a CDS encoding glycosyltransferase, whose protein sequence is MEPTRVYKRSSSPASPGLVSIEAADPFQTRSQPKPDAKKQAIRDHFDAYAGQRSFWEQKATAYHEDQARYFRFLVPEGLHVLEVGSGLGTLLAAVKPARGVGIDLSSEMVKEAARRHPMLEFRVGDAETLELNETFDVIILADLVGHLIDVEAALRRLHQACKPQTRIIVSCYNYLWEPLLQLCEKVGMKMPQPEQSWLSPADIANLLYLADFDVVKVERRLLLPKSVPLLSSLCNNLLAYLPGFRALCLSHYVVARPRLRRPERPYSTTIVIPCRNERGNIDAALKRIPRFGGRQQIIFVDGHSSDGTPEEIRRLMASYPGKEIKLLVQDGKGKGDAVRKGFAHATGDVLMILDADLTVPPEDLPKFYDAIASGKGEFINGCRLVYPMESRAMRVLNLIGNKFFGMAFSWILNQRIKDTLCGTKALFRHEYERIAANRHYFGDFDPFGDFDLLFGASKLNLHIVEIPIRYHARVYGNTNIQRFAHGWLLLKMMVYGFFRLKAV, encoded by the coding sequence ATGGAACCGACACGAGTCTATAAACGGTCATCTTCTCCGGCCTCGCCGGGGCTTGTTTCTATCGAGGCTGCCGATCCATTTCAAACGAGGAGTCAGCCCAAGCCGGATGCAAAGAAACAGGCAATCCGCGATCACTTTGATGCCTATGCCGGTCAACGAAGCTTTTGGGAGCAGAAGGCTACGGCCTATCATGAGGATCAGGCTCGCTATTTCAGATTCCTCGTACCCGAAGGCTTGCACGTGTTGGAGGTTGGTTCGGGCTTGGGTACTCTGCTCGCCGCCGTGAAGCCCGCTCGCGGGGTCGGCATCGATTTGAGTTCGGAGATGGTCAAGGAGGCGGCTCGGCGTCATCCCATGCTGGAGTTTCGAGTCGGGGACGCAGAAACCTTGGAGCTTAACGAAACGTTCGACGTAATCATTCTTGCCGATCTGGTCGGCCATTTGATCGATGTCGAGGCTGCGCTACGGCGACTGCATCAAGCCTGTAAGCCGCAAACACGAATCATCGTGTCCTGCTACAACTATCTGTGGGAGCCCCTTCTTCAGCTCTGTGAAAAAGTCGGCATGAAAATGCCGCAACCTGAGCAGAGTTGGCTGTCGCCGGCTGATATCGCCAACCTCCTGTACTTGGCCGATTTCGATGTGGTGAAGGTTGAACGGAGGTTGTTATTGCCCAAGTCCGTTCCGCTTCTTTCTTCTTTATGCAACAACCTGCTCGCCTATCTTCCGGGTTTCCGCGCGTTGTGCCTGAGCCACTATGTGGTGGCACGGCCGCGCCTCCGAAGGCCGGAGCGTCCATACTCGACGACGATTGTGATTCCTTGCCGGAATGAACGTGGAAATATCGACGCGGCGCTCAAGCGGATTCCACGATTCGGCGGCCGCCAACAGATCATTTTTGTAGACGGACATTCGAGCGACGGGACGCCGGAGGAGATTCGACGCCTCATGGCCAGCTATCCGGGCAAGGAAATCAAGCTCTTGGTACAAGACGGCAAGGGGAAAGGCGACGCGGTGCGCAAAGGCTTTGCGCATGCCACCGGTGACGTGCTCATGATTCTGGATGCGGATCTGACGGTGCCACCGGAAGATCTTCCGAAATTTTACGATGCCATTGCAAGCGGAAAGGGCGAGTTCATCAACGGTTGTCGCCTCGTCTATCCCATGGAGTCGCGGGCCATGCGGGTGCTCAACCTGATCGGCAACAAGTTTTTCGGCATGGCCTTCTCTTGGATCTTGAACCAGAGGATCAAGGACACTCTCTGTGGGACTAAAGCCCTGTTCCGACACGAGTATGAACGAATCGCCGCCAATCGGCACTACTTCGGCGACTTCGACCCGTTCGGGGATTTCGACCTGTTGTTCGGGGCCTCGAAACTGAATCTGCATATCGTGGAGATTCCGATTCGGTATCATGCCCGGGTCTATGGCAACACCAATATTCAGCGATTTGCCCATGGATGGTTGTTGTTGAAGATGATGGTCTATGGATTCTTTCGCCTGAAGGCCGTGTGA
- a CDS encoding methyltransferase domain-containing protein yields MSEKILHRHRAVWQQKAVLRRLYEGWYGEIIAWLVPGRTVEIGGGTGNLKAYVPGVYCSDVMTLPWLNVVADAQRLPFQSKSLGNLVLFDSLHHIENVSLFFDEALRTLRIGGRVIVMDPYVSWVSWPIYRWLHQEPMDRTEDPLVLKPPRIDRRPFDANQAVATILFERDQPRFQSRYPGFSVQHIRRLACVAYPLSGGFDHPSFLPEWLVTPILQLERTLERVGWLLAFRMLVVIERRS; encoded by the coding sequence ATGTCCGAGAAGATCCTGCATCGGCATCGGGCCGTGTGGCAGCAGAAAGCTGTGCTTCGGCGGTTGTATGAAGGCTGGTATGGGGAGATCATCGCTTGGTTGGTGCCAGGGCGCACAGTCGAGATTGGTGGAGGCACCGGCAATCTGAAAGCTTACGTGCCGGGAGTCTATTGCAGCGATGTGATGACACTGCCGTGGTTGAACGTGGTCGCCGATGCCCAGCGACTCCCATTTCAGTCCAAGTCGTTGGGCAATCTGGTCCTGTTCGACTCGTTACATCATATTGAGAATGTCTCCCTCTTTTTCGATGAAGCGCTGAGAACTCTCCGAATCGGCGGCAGGGTCATCGTCATGGATCCATATGTCTCGTGGGTGTCATGGCCGATCTATCGGTGGTTGCATCAGGAGCCGATGGATCGTACGGAAGATCCTCTCGTCCTCAAGCCTCCGCGGATTGACCGCCGACCGTTTGACGCTAATCAAGCAGTTGCGACGATCTTGTTCGAGCGCGACCAACCTCGCTTCCAGTCACGGTACCCAGGATTCTCCGTCCAACATATCCGACGATTAGCCTGCGTCGCGTACCCACTCAGCGGTGGATTCGACCATCCGTCTTTCCTGCCGGAATGGTTGGTGACACCGATTCTCCAACTGGAACGAACTCTGGAACGGGTGGGTTGGCTTCTCGCCTTTCGGATGCTCGTAGTGATCGAACGTCGATCGTAG
- the ndk gene encoding nucleoside-diphosphate kinase: MSERTLAIIKPDAVKKNVIGDIIHRYEQAGLKPVAIKLIHMSQSAAEGFYAVHKSRPFFESLCTFMSSGPAVVLVLQGDNAIKKNRELMGATDPAKADAGTIRKAHGANIEFNAVHGSDSPETAQFEIGYFFPAMEILR; encoded by the coding sequence ATGAGCGAGCGAACGTTGGCCATCATCAAGCCTGACGCGGTCAAGAAGAACGTCATTGGGGACATTATTCATCGGTATGAACAAGCTGGATTAAAGCCGGTCGCCATCAAGCTGATTCACATGTCTCAGTCGGCGGCTGAAGGATTTTATGCCGTGCACAAATCGCGCCCTTTCTTTGAGAGCCTCTGCACCTTTATGTCTTCTGGACCTGCAGTCGTCCTCGTGTTGCAGGGGGACAATGCCATCAAGAAGAATCGCGAGCTGATGGGGGCGACGGACCCAGCAAAAGCCGATGCCGGGACTATCCGAAAAGCGCACGGGGCGAATATCGAATTCAACGCCGTGCATGGTTCCGACTCGCCGGAAACCGCGCAGTTCGAGATTGGATATTTCTTTCCCGCCATGGAGATTCTCCGCTGA
- the gcvH gene encoding glycine cleavage system protein GcvH, with amino-acid sequence MIPSDLRFHKEHEWIRVDGKQATVGISDFAQDALGDIVFLDLPKVGASVKVGQQIGEIESTKTTSTIYTPVSGTVSQINTALKDNPEVVNSDPYGKGWIAVIELADPGEVDQLMTASQYEAFLADQKKG; translated from the coding sequence ATGATTCCATCCGACTTACGATTTCACAAAGAGCATGAGTGGATTCGCGTAGATGGGAAACAAGCAACCGTGGGCATCAGCGACTTCGCGCAGGATGCCTTGGGCGATATCGTTTTCTTGGATCTGCCCAAGGTGGGCGCCTCAGTCAAAGTCGGTCAACAGATCGGCGAAATCGAATCGACGAAGACGACGTCCACGATTTATACGCCGGTGAGCGGAACGGTGAGCCAGATTAATACCGCCCTTAAAGATAATCCTGAAGTGGTGAATTCCGACCCCTACGGTAAGGGTTGGATCGCCGTGATCGAGCTTGCCGATCCTGGAGAAGTCGATCAACTGATGACGGCCTCGCAGTACGAAGCATTTCTCGCCGACCAGAAGAAAGGTTAA
- a CDS encoding helix-hairpin-helix domain-containing protein, whose protein sequence is MIKSLLLKLGMLSMTIGVIFWVRWAPQPPIQGIPSAADKQVVASLATELEAREGRTEGPSSRNVQGPNIKAVAQKEPSKTAIHSRLDLNRASARELESLPGIGAVMAQRVVAFRTSVGGFRTVEDLREVKGIGAKTFDRLKSLVTVSTAKS, encoded by the coding sequence ATGATCAAATCCCTGCTTCTGAAACTCGGTATGCTGTCCATGACAATCGGTGTGATTTTCTGGGTCCGATGGGCTCCACAACCGCCGATTCAGGGCATCCCATCAGCTGCCGACAAGCAAGTCGTCGCTTCCCTGGCTACGGAATTAGAAGCGCGGGAAGGCCGGACGGAAGGCCCGTCTAGTCGAAATGTACAGGGTCCGAACATTAAGGCTGTCGCACAGAAGGAGCCATCAAAAACGGCGATCCATTCACGTCTCGACCTCAATCGTGCGAGTGCTCGTGAGCTTGAGTCGTTGCCGGGAATCGGAGCGGTAATGGCTCAACGTGTGGTCGCTTTTCGCACATCAGTCGGAGGCTTTCGTACAGTCGAAGATCTCCGTGAGGTTAAGGGGATTGGGGCAAAAACATTTGATCGTCTCAAATCCTTAGTGACGGTCTCGACGGCGAAATCCTAG
- the tyrS gene encoding tyrosine--tRNA ligase, whose amino-acid sequence MKVVNQQVELIQRGAVEVIQQVELEAKLKKALAESRPLRVKAGFDPTAPDLHLGHTVLIHKLKHFQDLGHQVIFLIGDFTGMIGDPTGVSETRKALTKEQVQENAKTYQRQIFKILDPAKTLIEFNSRWMKEMSAEGLIQLAAHYRVARMMERDDFHKRFEEQKPISVHEFLYPLVQGYDSVVLKADVELGGTDQKFNLLVGRELQRDYGQESQVVITMPLLEGTDGVKKMSKSVGNYIALEDKPGDMFGKVMSISDTLMYRYYDLLTTEDLGRVKAIHPMEAKQALAELIVARYHGTEAGQQARTEFQQKFQAKEFPDTPDVHVVLQLNDMQEKDQECGQIRLAKLIVKTGLISSGSETRRLIIQGGIEIDGVKETNPDKLIAFELHQQRRLKVGKKKFAVAELRP is encoded by the coding sequence ATGAAGGTGGTAAACCAGCAAGTGGAGCTGATCCAGCGCGGCGCTGTAGAGGTCATTCAACAGGTTGAGCTGGAGGCGAAGCTCAAGAAGGCTCTTGCCGAGAGTCGCCCGTTACGCGTTAAAGCGGGATTCGATCCCACGGCGCCGGATCTCCATCTTGGGCATACGGTTCTGATTCATAAATTGAAGCACTTTCAAGATCTCGGTCATCAAGTCATCTTCCTCATCGGCGATTTCACCGGCATGATCGGCGACCCCACCGGCGTATCCGAGACTCGCAAAGCATTGACCAAGGAACAGGTGCAGGAGAACGCCAAGACCTACCAACGGCAGATCTTCAAGATTCTTGACCCGGCGAAGACCCTGATTGAGTTCAATAGTCGATGGATGAAGGAGATGTCGGCGGAAGGGTTGATTCAGCTTGCCGCCCACTATCGGGTCGCACGGATGATGGAACGGGACGACTTCCATAAACGCTTTGAGGAGCAGAAGCCGATCAGCGTCCATGAATTCCTCTATCCGCTCGTGCAAGGGTACGATTCCGTCGTGCTCAAGGCCGATGTGGAACTGGGTGGCACGGATCAAAAATTCAATCTGCTGGTGGGGCGTGAATTACAGCGGGACTATGGCCAGGAATCCCAGGTCGTGATCACGATGCCGTTGCTGGAAGGAACGGATGGTGTCAAGAAGATGAGCAAGAGCGTCGGAAACTATATCGCGCTGGAGGACAAGCCGGGCGATATGTTCGGAAAAGTCATGTCGATCAGCGACACACTCATGTATCGGTACTACGATCTGCTGACGACGGAAGATCTGGGCCGAGTCAAAGCCATCCACCCGATGGAAGCCAAACAGGCGCTCGCCGAATTGATCGTGGCGCGCTATCACGGAACGGAAGCCGGGCAACAGGCGAGAACCGAGTTCCAGCAGAAATTTCAAGCCAAGGAGTTTCCGGATACGCCGGATGTGCACGTCGTATTGCAACTGAATGATATGCAGGAGAAAGATCAAGAGTGCGGTCAGATCAGGCTTGCCAAGTTGATTGTGAAAACTGGTTTGATTTCTAGCGGCAGTGAAACGAGGCGATTGATCATTCAAGGTGGAATTGAAATAGACGGCGTGAAGGAGACAAATCCGGATAAGTTAATCGCTTTTGAACTTCATCAACAGCGCCGTCTTAAGGTTGGGAAGAAAAAGTTCGCCGTTGCGGAATTGAGACCTTAA
- a CDS encoding IS30 family transposase encodes MHTRSSRHLSAEERETLSLGLTQGHSLRTMARILGRAPSTVSREVTRNTTQGRPYRACTAQSHAATRAHHPRQPRKLLDPWLWQYVRRQLTAGCSPEQIAGRLRRAYPGDIRKQLSAETIYAGLYVLPRGALRTELLAALPQARKTRRPRTRGADRRGQIPNMTPITERPAEVATRTVPGHWEGDLLKGARNGSAVGTLVERTTRLVLLAKMEGTDAESAYRGFTKKLQHVPVALRQTLTYDRGKEMATHERLAQRLTIRVFFADPHCPWQRGTNENTNGLLRQYLPNGTDLSGYTQRELNAIAYRLNTRPRKCLNFATPLEVYAHLRHDSPVALGT; translated from the coding sequence ATGCACACGAGATCGTCCCGGCACCTGAGTGCCGAAGAACGTGAGACCTTGAGTCTGGGCCTGACCCAGGGCCATTCGCTCCGAACGATGGCGCGGATCTTGGGACGTGCCCCGAGCACCGTGAGCCGCGAAGTGACCCGCAATACGACACAAGGCCGTCCCTATCGAGCCTGTACGGCGCAGAGCCACGCGGCCACCCGCGCTCATCACCCACGGCAACCACGGAAACTTCTCGATCCGTGGTTGTGGCAGTATGTACGGAGGCAGCTGACGGCGGGCTGCTCGCCGGAGCAGATTGCCGGGCGGCTTCGCCGCGCCTATCCTGGCGACATAAGGAAGCAGCTGTCCGCCGAAACCATCTATGCTGGCCTGTATGTGCTGCCGCGTGGTGCCTTGCGGACCGAATTGCTGGCGGCCCTGCCTCAGGCACGCAAGACGCGTCGGCCACGCACGCGGGGAGCCGACCGCCGCGGCCAGATTCCCAACATGACGCCGATCACCGAGCGGCCCGCCGAGGTGGCTACCCGGACGGTGCCGGGCCACTGGGAAGGCGACTTGCTCAAAGGCGCTCGCAACGGATCGGCCGTCGGCACGCTGGTCGAGCGGACAACCCGCCTGGTGCTGTTGGCAAAAATGGAGGGGACGGATGCGGAGAGCGCCTATCGCGGCTTCACCAAGAAGCTCCAGCACGTGCCTGTCGCACTGCGCCAGACCCTGACCTATGACCGGGGCAAAGAGATGGCCACCCACGAACGGCTGGCTCAGCGTCTCACGATCCGCGTCTTCTTTGCCGATCCCCATTGTCCCTGGCAACGCGGCACCAATGAAAACACGAATGGCCTGCTCCGTCAGTACTTGCCGAACGGCACCGACCTGTCGGGCTACACCCAACGGGAGTTGAATGCCATCGCCTATCGGCTGAACACGCGCCCCCGCAAATGTCTCAACTTTGCCACGCCCCTGGAAGTCTATGCGCACTTGCGCCATGATTCACCCGTTGCACTTGGAACTTGA
- a CDS encoding site-specific integrase, giving the protein MVTREACQACGWKREDAGLPVSIQTINHDHMTLTHMFNVARSPQFRLVTDNPAAHVPKPNPQNERDRIATPDEWERLKTTLAPHLRRLLTVAYDVGPRRGELLKLEWPDVDLRRKEFTLQRTKNGEVRVVPMTPAVHQVFLELRQERRLDTNRVFLYNDKPIERIGTAFKAACRRAGITNLRVHDFRHTASTNLRRGGVDTATAMKIVGHKSDRMHRRYNTIEPEDLHKAAVKLHMFRANTVITPEPMAVGAKTASVRHIEASGRSSVVES; this is encoded by the coding sequence ATGGTTACGAGAGAAGCCTGTCAGGCGTGCGGATGGAAGCGCGAAGATGCCGGTCTGCCGGTTTCTATTCAAACGATTAACCACGATCACATGACGCTCACCCATATGTTCAACGTCGCACGGAGTCCGCAATTCCGACTTGTGACAGATAATCCGGCTGCACACGTGCCGAAGCCCAATCCTCAGAATGAACGGGATCGGATTGCCACTCCTGACGAATGGGAACGGCTCAAGACCACACTCGCCCCCCACCTACGGAGGCTTTTGACCGTGGCTTACGATGTGGGACCACGGAGGGGAGAGTTGCTCAAGCTGGAATGGCCTGACGTAGACCTGCGTCGGAAGGAGTTCACCTTGCAACGGACGAAGAACGGCGAGGTTCGGGTTGTCCCGATGACTCCGGCTGTCCATCAAGTGTTCTTGGAACTAAGGCAGGAGCGACGACTAGACACTAATCGGGTGTTCCTGTATAACGATAAGCCAATCGAACGCATTGGAACGGCTTTTAAAGCCGCCTGTCGTCGGGCAGGGATCACAAACCTGAGAGTTCACGACTTCCGCCATACGGCCAGTACGAATCTGAGGCGGGGAGGGGTGGACACGGCGACTGCGATGAAGATTGTCGGTCACAAGTCGGACCGGATGCATCGGCGGTATAATACGATTGAGCCGGAAGACTTGCACAAGGCTGCTGTGAAGCTCCATATGTTCAGGGCTAACACGGTAATAACACCTGAACCAATGGCTGTCGGTGCCAAAACTGCAAGTGTGCGACATATCGAAGCGAGCGGGCGTAGCTCAGTGGTAGAGTCCTAG
- the rpmB gene encoding 50S ribosomal protein L28 gives MALQCEICQKKPVSGNNVSHANNKTRRVFNPNIQTVRALVGKSHRRIRVCTRCLRSGLVRKAV, from the coding sequence GTGGCATTACAATGCGAGATTTGCCAAAAGAAGCCTGTATCGGGCAATAATGTCAGTCACGCGAACAATAAAACCAGGCGAGTGTTCAATCCTAATATCCAGACCGTTCGTGCTCTGGTCGGCAAGAGCCATCGGCGTATCCGGGTGTGCACCCGATGTTTGCGCTCAGGGCTTGTCCGTAAGGCGGTCTGA
- a CDS encoding cobalamin-binding protein, whose protein sequence is MKRRQQGILTGMPFMAHVSSRSFVDDAGRNIYLAKPPVRIISLAPSVTEMVFAIGAGDRLIAVTDFCDFPPEAAAKTKIGYSNPNLETVMALQPDLVLAPKEFLRPDVIAALDQLKVPVFVMAATTIEDILSHLGTLGRMLDHPAAANDLTMSLRQELVAIKSRTEKAPPVRVLYVLNSQPLITVGPGSFIDQLIRLAGGINVAARSATPYPRLSMETVLSEDPEVLIFPVGQAEGISESEQRTWRQWTGMTAVKAGRLRQIPSSIVNRPGPRIVQALRMLAEIVHPELDLSSSVNR, encoded by the coding sequence ATGAAGCGACGGCAACAGGGAATCCTCACCGGCATGCCTTTTATGGCGCATGTGTCGTCACGATCATTTGTGGACGATGCCGGAAGGAATATCTACTTGGCAAAGCCGCCTGTCCGGATTATCTCTTTAGCCCCCAGCGTTACAGAAATGGTGTTCGCCATCGGCGCAGGAGACCGGCTGATCGCCGTCACGGATTTTTGTGATTTCCCGCCCGAAGCGGCGGCCAAAACAAAAATCGGATACTCCAATCCCAATCTCGAAACGGTTATGGCGCTTCAACCGGACCTTGTCCTGGCGCCGAAGGAATTTCTCAGGCCGGATGTTATCGCGGCGTTGGATCAGCTCAAGGTGCCGGTGTTTGTGATGGCCGCGACGACGATCGAAGATATTCTTTCGCACCTCGGCACACTCGGACGGATGTTAGATCATCCGGCTGCTGCAAACGATTTGACGATGAGTCTGAGACAGGAACTCGTCGCGATCAAGTCACGAACGGAGAAAGCACCGCCGGTCCGCGTGCTGTATGTCCTCAATAGTCAGCCGTTGATCACGGTCGGGCCTGGGAGTTTCATCGATCAGTTGATCAGACTCGCAGGTGGTATCAATGTCGCGGCCAGGAGTGCCACACCTTATCCGCGTCTGAGCATGGAAACGGTGTTATCGGAAGACCCTGAGGTATTGATCTTTCCGGTGGGGCAGGCCGAAGGAATTTCCGAGAGTGAACAGCGAACTTGGCGGCAGTGGACTGGGATGACTGCGGTCAAAGCCGGACGGCTGCGCCAGATTCCCTCCAGTATTGTGAACCGCCCAGGACCGCGTATCGTGCAGGCGCTACGGATGTTAGCCGAGATCGTGCATCCGGAACTGGATCTGTCCTCGTCGGTGAATCGGTAA
- a CDS encoding iron ABC transporter permease, whose amino-acid sequence MATPTSQLAPADSSPIVSPPSTKDGAEQLQQWKSSGAILTFQRWVAIIGSLIVASLAVCLLCLQFGATKLDMGTVLSALSGWSGGGALDKTGTDTSAAIMLHIRLPRVLTGFLVGGSLAVVGVALQALLRNPLADPYVLGVSSGAALGVSLAMLFGIGTTLTFLPGLPLFGFVGGLLSLGAMYRLARSRGRLPIQSMLLAGVILNAMLTALIMFITSIMDPNRSAGLMAWLMGSLTVSNYGILSMFALYVVGGASLLLQKAQILNILTFGEETARSLGVETERVKKQLFFLAALLTGAVVSVSGMIGFVGMIVPHAVRMLVGSDHRVLLPASLLAGGMFLAAADTVARTILAPSEIPVGIVTALTGGPMFLYLLLWRKDQLV is encoded by the coding sequence ATGGCCACACCGACTTCGCAACTCGCGCCGGCCGATTCGTCCCCGATCGTTTCTCCTCCGTCGACGAAAGACGGGGCCGAGCAGCTGCAGCAATGGAAAAGCAGCGGAGCGATCCTGACGTTTCAGCGGTGGGTTGCGATCATCGGTAGCCTCATCGTAGCGAGCTTGGCTGTGTGCCTGTTGTGCCTTCAGTTCGGGGCGACAAAGCTTGACATGGGGACCGTCCTGTCGGCGTTGAGTGGATGGTCGGGTGGTGGAGCGCTCGATAAGACGGGAACCGATACCTCCGCCGCGATCATGCTCCATATTCGTCTGCCCCGTGTCTTGACGGGTTTTCTCGTCGGAGGCAGCCTTGCGGTAGTGGGTGTGGCGCTGCAAGCCTTGCTCAGAAACCCCCTGGCGGATCCCTACGTCCTTGGCGTCTCAAGCGGAGCAGCATTGGGAGTGTCGTTAGCCATGCTGTTCGGCATCGGCACGACACTGACGTTTCTGCCTGGGCTGCCTCTCTTCGGGTTTGTCGGGGGGTTGTTATCCCTGGGGGCGATGTATCGATTGGCTCGCTCGCGGGGGCGCTTGCCGATTCAGAGCATGTTGTTGGCCGGCGTTATTCTGAATGCCATGCTGACTGCGTTGATCATGTTCATCACATCGATTATGGACCCAAATCGGTCGGCCGGACTCATGGCGTGGTTGATGGGCTCACTGACGGTGTCGAACTACGGCATACTGTCGATGTTCGCTTTGTATGTGGTGGGAGGAGCCTCTCTCCTTCTGCAGAAGGCTCAGATACTGAATATCCTGACCTTCGGCGAGGAGACGGCGCGCTCATTGGGTGTTGAGACGGAGCGAGTAAAAAAGCAATTGTTTTTCCTCGCTGCTCTGTTGACGGGAGCGGTCGTATCGGTGAGCGGCATGATCGGCTTTGTCGGCATGATCGTGCCGCACGCGGTCCGCATGCTGGTCGGGTCCGACCATCGCGTGCTGTTGCCGGCGTCGCTGCTCGCGGGAGGAATGTTTCTCGCGGCTGCAGACACGGTCGCTCGCACCATTCTGGCACCGAGCGAAATTCCAGTGGGGATTGTCACCGCTCTCACTGGTGGCCCGATGTTTCTCTACCTGCTTCTATGGCGAAAGGATCAGTTGGTGTGA
- a CDS encoding ABC transporter ATP-binding protein, with protein sequence MIGSNERQLSWAASTDAIAHGASRFAYEIESVRFRYHAGWSSGADWILNDVCFQVKAGEVLGIVGPNGSGKTSLLKILANVLSPQQGMLRLFGDDLATLTPQDTARLIAHVPQDTQQSFPFTVAETVVMGRFAQRRHTLWSGGFGWEDEADIAVAAQAMATVDIAHLAQCLVPDLSGGERQRTVIARALAQSPMVLLLDEPTAFLDLQHQIDICRVIRQLKEERGFTIVLVSHDLNLVSQYCDRILLLDRGRVVRLGCPEAVIEPETLEAVYRCRVLVDRHPGTGLPRVTLPGRCLSSGA encoded by the coding sequence GTGATCGGCTCGAATGAGCGGCAACTCTCATGGGCAGCATCGACCGATGCGATCGCCCATGGTGCGTCCCGGTTCGCCTATGAAATCGAGTCCGTTCGATTTCGCTATCATGCGGGATGGTCGTCTGGCGCCGACTGGATTCTCAATGACGTGTGTTTTCAGGTCAAGGCTGGAGAAGTTCTCGGCATCGTTGGGCCAAACGGGTCAGGAAAGACCTCGTTGCTCAAAATACTGGCAAACGTCCTCAGTCCACAGCAGGGGATGCTCCGCTTGTTTGGGGACGACCTTGCGACGTTGACTCCACAAGATACGGCTCGTCTCATCGCCCATGTTCCTCAGGATACCCAACAGAGCTTTCCGTTTACCGTCGCGGAGACGGTCGTGATGGGACGATTCGCTCAGCGGAGACACACCTTGTGGTCTGGAGGTTTCGGCTGGGAAGACGAGGCGGATATTGCCGTCGCTGCTCAGGCTATGGCTACTGTCGACATTGCCCATCTTGCGCAGTGTCTGGTGCCGGATCTTTCCGGCGGCGAGCGACAACGGACCGTGATCGCCCGTGCCTTGGCTCAATCTCCGATGGTCCTCTTGCTCGACGAACCCACGGCGTTTCTCGATTTACAGCACCAAATCGACATCTGTCGGGTCATACGACAGCTCAAGGAGGAACGAGGGTTCACCATTGTGTTGGTCTCCCACGATTTGAATCTTGTGAGTCAGTATTGCGACCGAATTCTGTTGTTGGATCGCGGACGAGTGGTACGGCTTGGTTGTCCCGAAGCGGTCATTGAGCCGGAGACATTGGAAGCCGTGTATCGATGCCGGGTATTGGTGGATCGGCATCCGGGAACCGGCTTGC